DNA from Corallococcus soli:
ACCGCCCCGTGCTGCCCTGCTGCCCCGACCCCGTCCCGCCCGTCCTGCCCCCACCCCGTCCCGCCCGTCCTGCCCCGTACCGCCCGACCCCGCCCCGCCCGTCCTGCCTTTGCTGCCCCGTGCTGCCCCGTACCGCCCGACCCCGCCCCGCCACCGCCGCCCTGCCCGCCCACCGTCCCGCCCTACCGTCCCGCCGTCTTGCTCCCAGACCCAAGAGCAACTGCCGTGCCGAGCCTCAACCTCGCGTCCTCCGAGGGAAGAAAGGGCGAAGGGCCCCTGGCGCACGGGAAAGGACGGACATTTTTTCAGCCTCGGTTTCAGTTACTTCCGACCGATTCCCTGCCCCCGGGGCGGAGGCCCACCCCGCCCCACGTCTTGCGGGGGACGGAGCCCTCCGCCGCCAGGGCGCGAAAGGGTCCACACCGGAGTGGATGTGCGAGAGGTGGCTGGGATTCAGGGCCCCGGAGGCCCGGCGCGGGGGCCGCCCGGAGAGGAGGGGGCCATCCAGACGCGGCGGGTGAGGGGCCCTGCGACTTCCCGGACGGCGCCTGCCCGAAGGCGGCGCGCATCCGTCACGACGACAGCGCTACTTCGAGGGCGGGGCCAGGACGAGGATGAGGTCCCCGCCCACGTGCTTGCCGGCCTTCTGGTACACGGCGCCCTGGCGCCCCAGCTCCACCTCCACCGACGACTGGCTGGGGATGATGACGCGGAGGGTGGCGATGCCCTCCTTCATGCCCAGCAGTTGCAGCGAGGCGTTGGAGCCGTTCTGCAGCTTCACCTCCGTGGGCTTCTGGGCGGTGATCTCCACCACCTCCATGGACAGGCGCTTGAAGGACGTGAAGCTGAAGTTCTGCTTCTGGAACGCCTCCTTCATCTTGGAGAGCTCCGGGGGGTCCACCCCGGTGCCCTTGTTGGAGGCCAGCACCACCTCCACCTGCACCTTCACCTTGGCGTCCTGGGCGAACGCGACCGCGGGCCCCAGCGTCAGTCCCATGGCGAACAGCAGTCCCAGCACCGCCCACACCTGCTTCGTCATAGCGCTCCTCCCGTGGGTCGCGGCGGGACGGCGGGGGCCGCCGGCTGCCGCGTGCCCTGGCCGTCCAGCTCCCCACCCAACTCCTCGGACTCCGCCCCGTCCAGCTTCTTCGGCTGACCGCTGGCGCCGGCCGGGGCGCTCTTCACGCCCTCCGGGGCCTGCTCCTGCTCGTCCACCATCCAGATGATGGAGGCCCCGCCTTCGGTCTCCATCACCACCGGGGCCACGTGTGCGCCCTGGTAGGACTGGATGGACTTCACCGTCATGCGCTCGGCGGCGTAGCCCTCCGGGGCACCGTCGCGCAGGAGCAGGGGCAGCGCCACCAGCATCACCACCGCGGCCGTGGCCATGGAGGAGAGCATCGCGGTGCGCTGGTAGAGGAACATCTCCGACAGG
Protein-coding regions in this window:
- a CDS encoding anti-sigma factor family protein gives rise to the protein MAGNPACERFVPLLSPYIDGELAPAERVHVERHLAACRDCTGRSADLRAESGLLRVGLDMAVDDVDFKDFTQKVMARVTPEKPPLIERMRLALSEMFLYQRTAMLSSMATAAVVMLVALPLLLRDGAPEGYAAERMTVKSIQSYQGAHVAPVVMETEGGASIIWMVDEQEQAPEGVKSAPAGASGQPKKLDGAESEELGGELDGQGTRQPAAPAVPPRPTGGAL